Within Eggerthella sp. YY7918, the genomic segment TCGTGGCTCCCGGCGTACGATTCTGCGATTTGGATCGTGCTGCTCGCGAGGTCATTGAAGAAGCGGGATTCGGTCCGTTCTTTACCCATCGGCTTGGTCATCAGATTGGCCTTGACGTACATGAGCCCGGCGACGTCTCAGCTACTCATGATGCTCCGGTTCAGCCTGGCATGTGCTTCTCTATCGAGCCAGGAATTTATCTGCCCGGCGAATTCGGCGTGCGCATCGAAGACCTTGTGCTGGTCACCGAAGATGGCTGCGAAGTGCTGAATTCCTACCCGCGCGAACTGACCGTCATCGGCTAAAGACGCAAAGAAGCGCATTGTTCTGCCACCTGGGCAGCGGCAACGGTGTGCGCCATAGTAACGCTTGTGGTGACGGTACCAATGCCACCGGGAACAGGCGTAATGGCAGCCACGATGGGCTTAACCGCGTCGAAGTCGACATCGCCGCAAAGATTCCCACTAGCATCGAAGTTGATGCCAACGTCAAGCACGGTCTGGCCGGGTGAAAAGAATTCCGCGCCGAAGCCTCGGGCACGCCCCGTAGCACAAATAACCACATCGGCTGAACGGCAAATGGCAGGCAGGTTCTCGGTTTTGCTGTGGCACATGGTAACACTGGCATTGCGCCGCAGCAGCAACATCGAAACCGGCTTGCCCACAACAAGGCTGCGGCCCACGACCACGACATGTTTGCCTTCAAGCGGTACCCGGTAGTGATCAAGCATGTGCATACACGCCGCTGCCGTAGCCGGCGGATACCCCACCGCACCATCAGTAAACACCGAAGCGAGCGAGGCAAGCGTGATGCCGTCGATATCCTTTTGCGGATCAAGCAGCTCACACACCTGCGTTTCGTCTATAAACGACGGGAGCGGACGAAACAGCAGACAGCCGTGTATCGTTGCGTCGTGGTTCACTTCGCGCAGTACAGCTTCAAGTTCCTCCTGCGGCGCAAACGCATCGAGTGCAAACGGGCGCACTGCACACCCCAACGATTCTGCGCGCTTGCGGGCGGTGCGTTCGTAGGAAAGATCATCGGGACGCTCTCCCACGCGCACGATGGCAAGGGTGGGTGTAACTCCCGTTTGCTTGAGCGCTGCAATACTCGGCGCAAGATCAGCTGCAATGCTTTCGACAACCGGTTTTCCCTTTAAAAGTTCAGCCATGGTAGCCTTCCTGCCGTACGTGCTGATAAAGCGATGCGCCCTGGGACTCTATGAGCGTATCGCATCCATAGTGTACGCGAGAACCGCATCGGATTGCGTGCTCACTTCAGCGATAAGCGCATCGGCCTGTACTCGGTAAGTGTCGGCACGCGCCTGGTCATCCATCGAAGCCGCATTGATATACACATTCATACTTGCGGCCACCAACGCCGCGCGCGCAAGCACAGCCGACGCGCCTGCGTCGGACACGGCAAGCTTACTGCCGTTGTGTGCGAGAAAATCAGCCTGATTGACGACCTTGGCGCAGGTACGCATGATGGCAAGCGGTACCTCACACGCAGGCCCAAGAGCTCGCTGCAACGCAGCATTCTTGGCAGCCTGTTGTTCGGGTGTCGCCTTTGGCAATCGATACGCTTCAGCAAGCGGCTCAAAGGCCTGGGCATCCGCTTCGATGAGAGCAAGTAGGTCGCGACGCAATTCCTCAAGCTCCTGCAAAGAGGCTCGGACTTCGTCTTCCACGGCAGCATACGTTTTTTTCCCCACCGTCAGGTTTCCCACCATGGAAGCGAGTGCGGCAGCAAGCGCCCCGACATACGCCGAAGCACCTCCACCACCCGGCGTGGGCTCAGCGCTGGCCAATTCATTGATGAAGGTCGTGTCCATAGAAGCCTTTCTTTTTTGTTATCGAGCACGTATCATACCTCACCTCAACGGGCACGAGAATTGGATGCATCAGAGGCCTTAGAAACATCGCTTAGGACATTGCGCTATAGGATATCGTCCGCACTATTTCGCTTACAATCTTCACATTTCACGCACTTGACACTAATAAGGAAGCCAAAGAGCGTATGCATTGCTCAACGTCCGTTTGGGCAAGTTAGTTCCAAGTCAGCGCTTCTGTGTTCCAAATCTTCAAGCCCGCTTGACCTGAAAGGCATGGTTCAATCAATTCTTTGGTCAACATCTCGGCATTGAATATGTTGCGGAACCTATCGGGAACCACGGCCTGCCTAGCAAGCTTTGTATACTGACGAGCTTGGGCGTCGCCCCACTCCGGCGGAAGACTAAAGGCGCGTTGCAATGTTAATTTTCGCGCCGAAAGCTCTGTGCTCAATGCGACACTCAGTACATCGAAATCAAATGCGACGTTTCGAGCGTACACCACAATGTCTACGAGGTCTTTGACACGTGAAGACGGTCTGTCTCCGTGGCGCTCCACGATGCCACAGACCTTGTCCGCGACGGCCTTTTCAGCTGGATATACGAGGTAGTCGTATGATTCGATGTCAATCAACTCTATTCGGTCCGCAGGCGAAATCCTATCGGACTTACCGCAATCGATTTCATCCGCCACGAGATCAACCGAAACGGTTTGGACTCGCTTTGCGCCTAGAAACACGTCAAAAGTTACTGTGCGGCCCTCCCGATATTCATCCTCAGCTTTGATAGGGCTGCAGTTAGCATATTCGAATGAGACGAAATCGTTGAGGTCTTTCGAGACGAGAATCTTTAGCTCGTCCACAGCTGCGTCTATGTCAAGTGAGTTCGTCGTGAGGTCTATGTCGCGCGTATAGCGTGCATCCGTTGTACGGGCGAGCGCGCTAAGACCCCCTTTGAGAACAAACGGAGAGTCCAGCTCGGAAAACACCCTGCAGAGCAGCCTGTGGAAGTAGAATCCCGAGATGGCGCGGTTCGTATCCATAGGCGAGCGTCGGGCCGCCTCCTTCACAGCCATTTCTACTGCTCTTGGCGATGCATATCCGCCCATCAGTTTCCCTTCTTTTCGATGAGCGCGACATGCCCGGCGTTGTCCGTTTCAACAAGTTCGATCATGCCATGCGGTGAGATTCCCGCAGCACAGAGCAACTCGTCGTAGCGCTTTGCTCCAAGTTGTTTGCGAAGCACCCGTATGTCCAAGTCGGTCGCCCCGTACTTCCTAACCGCTTCCGTGAAAGCGTCGGCAACAAGGGAGGTGTCTTCATCGCTGTCTGCAAGACTTGCAATCGTCGCTTCCACGCGCGTGATAGGAATGCCCGCTTTCCAGACAATATCGGCTTTTGTAAGGGATTTGACGGGAAATCGCACGCCGCTCATACGGCTGTTAAAGCGGCGCGGCGCGGCGATCTTATATGGATCGGGATGAAGATCACCGATTCCATGGATATACGCAGCCGTGGTATCAGCGATGGCGAAACCGTCGAAAACCCGCATGCGTTCATGGGTCCATTTCTCAGGCGCGGTAAGTTTGTACACCGCACGCAATCCATCAAGGCCATCGTCTATTGAAGATGCAAGTCGGTAGGCACCATGAGCGATGCGTTCGATCTTTCCCGCTTTCTCAGCGTAGGCCAGCGCGTAACGCGGAATCCCAAACATTCTCGCCTGCGCGGCGGTGAACACACCATCCTCGGATGCAGCAAGTTCCTCAATACTGGATATGTTGTTTTTGCTTTTCATTTTGTTGCAATAGTAGCAAAATTTACGACTATTGCAACAATAGGTTCAAAAAATACCTCTTTTTCTTTCACCATTAACCTCAAAGAGTGTGCCAAAATTCTCGTATCACCAGTTCAGAATGCATAAAATTATGCGATAAGTTCGTTCAGTGTTCGGAGTGTGACCATCTTTGACAACGGGACGCTGCAAGCCGCTTTATTAGCAAACGTCGATGATACAACCTATCGTCTATTGCCATATCGTATATGCTATCGAACTTGCCATGTCAAAACCCTACCATATGTGAGAAGGTTTTGACGCATGGTGGAGCGAATTCTCTCTCTGCTTCGTCCGATCAAAGATTGAACCGCGCATCGCGTGCATGCTGCGGAGCCTCGTCGCTCGCAGAAAAAAAGGGGGGGGGTCGGGCTGATCCGACACCTCGCTGCTCGCAATCGCGTTCGAGCCGGATCCCATAGCTTCCTTGCGCCGGGGTTTCGTTCGCTCTACCCTTGGTAGTGCCCAAGCTTGTCCATAGAAGGCTGGCCGCCGTGCGCACAAGCGCAAGCAGGGTCCGAAAACCACCTGTTTTTCATGACGGGAAAATATTTTGGCGGTACAATGGCGGTTGACATGGCGGTCAAACCGGCAAAAAGGCCAGGACATGCGTCCTGGCCTGGGATTATTGGTCGCGGGAGCTGGATTTGAACCAACGACCTCCGGGTTATGAGCCCGGCGAGCTACCAGACTGCTCCATCCCGCACCTTTGCGCCTGCCCCTCCTATCCGTGTACAGCAAACAGGAAAAGCGGCAAGAGTGAATAATATCCTCGCCAAGCCGCCTACGCAAACGTTTTCTTTCGCGAACACAAAAGAAACACATCGGCGCTCAAAAAGCAGCTCCCCGCATTTGCCGCCTTCGATCAGTTGGCCCCAAATCGGGAGCTATGGCAATAATGACGCCCCATTCACGATGCGAATGCAACTTCCAAAGACAAAATACCAGGTGAAAGACGAACGTCGGAGCATGTACGCCCTCACGCCTTCAGCAAAATTGCCACAGCCCCCGATTTGGGGCCAACACGGCCTTGCTTCGGCACGTAACGCAGTACCATCAACACCAGTATTCGCCTGCATGGATTGGCTAGTACAGCAGTCCCAACCGCTTCGCTTCAAACGTCAGCTCATCGCGAACATCCGGATGCGCAATGTTGATGAGGCGCTTCGCCCGCGTCGGAATATCCTGGAACCCCAGGTCGGCCACGCCATATTCCGTCACGACATACTGCACGTCATTGCGCAGCGTAGTCACGGCGCTACCCGGCGCCAACGTGGGGACAATTTTAGAGGTAGGACCTTGTTTGGTCGTCGTCATGCTGGCAATGGCGATAAACGACCGGCCATTTTTCGCCATACGCGCCCCACGCACGAAGTCGGCTTGGCCGCCACTTGCCGAATACTGTCGAGGCCCGATACTCTCGGCACACACCTGTCCTGTCAAATCGATAGAAATTGCGGTGTTCACAGAAACCATGTTGTCGTTTTTGGCAATGCATACGGGATTCGTCACGGTGTCGTAGCTGCAGTAATACACTTCGGGATTCTGGTTGATGAAGTCGTAAAGACGTGCAGCACCCGTCGAATACCCTCCCACTGATCGGCCAGGGAAGTAGCTGTTGCGACTGTTGTCAATAACGCCGGCCTGCTGCAGCGGCACAAGCGCATCCGAATACATCTCGGTAAAGCAACCCAGATGCTTCTTCGACATGAGGCCTTCGGCAACCGCATTCAGAATGCCGCCGATACCCAACTGGATGCAATCGCCGTCGTTGATGCGATCCACAATATGCGCTGCGCAGGCGCGCTCCTCAGGCTTGGCAGGTGGAACGCTCACTTCCTCTAAGTCCTCGTCACAGACAAAGAAGGCGTCGATCTCGTCGACATGAAAATCATGAGAATCGCCGAACACGCGCGGCAACTTAGTGTTGACCTGCGCAATAATGCCTTTACAAGCGCGTATGCTGCCCGGCTCGAATCCCAAAGGACCAATGTTGCACATGCCCTGCTCATCGGGTGGCGTCATTTGCACCACAGCATAGTCAGGACCCACGCTGCGCATAAGCGCCGTGACCTGACTGAAGTGCGCCGGAATGTGCGTGACACACGACCCAAACGCCGCCCGTTCATTAGGGCCAGCAAAATACGTGTGATAGCGAAACTGATCAGGCATAACGTTGAGGTTTTTGAAATCGAAGGTACCATTCATCCAATTGCCGTAGATGTCGATACCCTTTAAGCGACCGTCAGCAACACGCGCCATCAGTTCGTGGATGATCGTCGAGGGAACATGCAGGCCTCCGGTATACATCGACGTTCCCGAAACAATGAATCTCTCAAAGAGTTCTTCGAGCGAAACCGTCTTATGCTCATATACATTCATCACGTCTGCCATGTCGCTTCCCCTTCCGACTTGAAACACGCTTTAGTATACAAGCGCACGGCTATAGACTGCGTGGGACAAAATCAGAGTTCCGTGCAAACACCTGGCAGCGATAAAAAACACGATCTAAACGTGTGCTTGATTAAAACGCTTATACTGGACAATGATTCAACGTTATTTTTTTGTCTCATATTTGGAACTTCTTGCTACTTTAAGTCACAAGCCATTGATTCGTTATAAACGCGATCATCACGTTACTGAAAAGGCTCCCGAACTAGTAAGCTAGTTTTTGAATTGATTTGAAATTTTTAGCTGCGAACTCAACACAAAAATCAACGAACTTATGTTCAGCTTCAGTCAAGGCACAACCCTTACACCAACTAATACCAAAGCCCCAAGGAATACCTAAGATTGGTCTGGCAACCACCGAGCGTTCTTTCTTAAAAAACTCCGCGATGTGTGGTACTGTAAACGAAACATGTTGGACAGTTTGAGCGTATTGGTATAACCAGAGCATTTCCGAAGCACATTCAATACGAGCGGGGGTAATTTTCTCGGATTCAAATTTTTCGAGCAAATCAGTATAGTTTTTAAAAGACGGTCCCATCGTACCGACATAATATCCCTCCAAATCGGAAAAGGTAATCTCGTTTTTGTCGGCAGCAGAAAGAGGATCTTCGGCGCTTATCCAAATAAACCTTTCGACACGAAATAGTTCCACAGTATTAAACTCAGGATCAAACGGGTATACCGTAAAAGCAAGGTTGTACTCATTGTTTTTCAGCATAGTGTCGCAAACGAGATCTGGTAGTTCTAAGCGAGATATCTTTATAGAAGGATTTGCATTAACAAAAGCTTTGAAGAAGTTCTCACCAAGAAATCCAAACACGCCTGTAGATGCTCCAAGATTGATTTCATTCTTAATCTGCGTATCGATTCGCTTGAATTCAACAAGTAGCTTATTATATTGACGCAAATACTCCGAACAAAAATCGTATAAGGCATCCGCATACCGCGTCGGGGAGAGCAAACTCCCTTGTTCGATAAATAGTTCAACGCCCAACTCCGCTTCAAGCTTTGCGATAGACTTGGAGAGACCTTGATGCGACATAGGAATAGCTCTTGCCGCAAGCGACAGCTGCCGACATTCGTACAAAATGGAAAAATATCGGATCTGGTTGTTGTTCATCGAATTACCTTTTCCCTCTCTGGTCCATTGTACCTGCCCAGATTTCGGTTAAAACAGGTAAGCTCAAAATGGGAGCCAAAATCTCCTAAACTGTAACCGATAGTTGCGCCTCTTCTTTGCCATATTGAAAAGTCAGGCCGATACTTTCTCTTGGTCAATATGGATTTTGTTCAATATGTTGAACAAAATCTCTCATTGACGATGCTGAGTATCGAAACAACGCAATCGAGTACGGAGGAGGATGAAATGGTTTCTGGTAATGGTATTTCAAGAAGGGGCTTTTTATTGGGAGCATCGGCATCTGCCGCATTGGCTGCAGGAAGCATGCTAGCCAGTTGTACTCCCCAAAATGCAAATGAACAAGAGTCTGCATCAACAGGCGCGGTTGTGGAAAACTCTTCATCTTCCGCATGGCTTATTGAGGATCTAGAGGAACCTACAGAAATTATCGACTGCGAATTTTGCGTCATCGGCGATGGCGGTTCAGGTGTTGCGGCAGCAATTCAGGCGCATCAATTAGGTGTAGATGTCGTTTTGCTTGCTAAACAGCAAGTATTGGGCGGTTCATTTATTGGGTCCGAAGGTCTTTGCGCTTGGGAAAGTCACTGGCAGGAAGATGCTGGCGAAAAAATAACTGCAGAAGAAGCCATGCTCATGTGCGAAGAATTCCATCATTGGATTCCCGATCCGGCCCTTTATTCTAATTTCTTTAAGCGCACTGCAGACACCGTTACTTGGCTTGAAAGCCTTGGTGTCGAATTTGACCACGTCCAGTCGCTATGCGGTTCACCCGTCTGTTGGCACGTTTATAAAGGCGATCACTACTCCGGCACCGGTGTTACCTTTATGGAAAGCTTCTCTAAAGCAGCAGAAGCTGAAGGAATACGCATTGAATATTCGTGTCCCGCGAAAAAACTTATTGTAGAAAACGGAGCAATTACTGGTGTTATTGCTAAACGAGATGACGATACAGTAGTCCAAATCAACTGCAAAGCGGCTTTCGTAGGAACTGGTGGTTGGGCAAATAATATCGATTTGATCGAAGAACTCAATGGAGCAGATACGAATCGAATCATTGCCTCAGGAATGATCGGACGCGATGGTGACGGCGTTAAAATGATGAGAGACGTGGGCGCCGCTCTTGCGTTATGCCCCGGCACCATGATGTTTTATGGGCCGATCATGCCAGGCACAACATACGGAACCCAACTATCGACAGCCGTTTCGCTTGAGCCTACATTGTGGGTAAACCAAGATGGCTCGCGATACACTGATGAATCGATGTTCAACACTAATTTTGCTTACGCTGGCAATTCAGTCCACAACCAAAAGCGCGCATTCAACATTTTTACGCAAGAGCGACTTGATTATTACAAGGAACATGGTGGAAAAATAAACGTAGGTGTTTACACCGTTGCCGACGAACCTATGGACAGACTCGAGGAAGAATGGCAAAAGTTTCTTGAAACAGATAGTGAATATCTCTTCCAAGCCAACACGATTGAAGAACTTGCAGAAGCTATGGGCCTGGAACCTGAGGCTCAAAAGAATTTAAAAGTAACTTTTGATACATATAATTCGTACTGCGACAAAGGAAAAGATCTTGAGTTTGGAAAAGACAAGGAACATCTCAATTCTTTAGCAAATGGAGGCATCCTTTATGCCGCTGAAATTTTTAACGGATACTTTACTACCGTCGGAGGGATTAAAGTTAATCAAAATACCGAAGTTCTAAACGAAGAAGGCCAGGTCATTAATGGATTATATTCTGGAGGAAGTGATGCTGGAGGATTGTATGGCGACACATACGATGTTGCACGTGCTGCTGGATCCCAAGCATCTTGGGCTGTTAATTCTGGGCGAATTGGAGCTATATGTGCTGCCCAATACCTAGGAAAAGAAGTAGATCCGACAATATAGAACGTGGACTCAGAGTATCTTTTTAAGCATCAAAGCTGGGGTGCCTCTTATACTTTGGCACTCCAAGCTTTGATGCTGTCATACTCTAAAGTGAATTCTTTAATGCACCGCATTTCTGAAGGCGCATTTTCATTCATGCGACAATCTAAGAAAAATGACCGCAATATCTGATAAATGAGGTACTGCGAACAGCATACCGTTGCGCTAGAATTGATGGTCGCATCCCTCGTTCGACCACCCGCCGCACATCGTATGCGTCAATAGATACCGAATAACTGCAGTGAAGTGAAGGAGCGCAACCGATGGCAATCATCGATGCTCATGCCCATATCTATCCCCACAAGATTGCCTCCAAGGCCGTTGATGCCGTAGGTGACTTTTACAACATCGAAATGTTCGGCAAAGGAACAGCCGAACACCTTCTGGAGACTAAGAGCCGAGCGCCCCTCACCCACTTCATCGTACATTCTGTAGCAACCTCGGCAAATGCGGTCGAATCGATCAATGACTTCATCGCTGAGCAATGCCGCGCGCATCCCGAGTTCATCGGGTTTATGGCGATGCATCAAGACTATCCCAATCCCGAGAAGGAAATCGAACGCGCCATGAGCATGGGCCTGAAGGGCATGAAGCTGCACCCCGACTCCCAACATGTGAACATGGATGATCCGCGGCTTATGAAGGTATATGAAATCATCGAAGGCCGTCTGCCTGTCGCCATTCATACAGGCGACTATCGCTACGACTATTCGCATCCCCGTCGTCTCGTGGAAATCTTGCGCGCCTTCCCGAACTTGATCGTTGACGCTGCACATTTTGGTTGCTGGTCACGCTATGAAGTGGGCTACGATGTGCTGCACAATGCCGAAAACCTGTTTGTGGATGCGTCGAGCGCGCAACTCTACTTGGGACAGCGCCGCACGCGCGAACTCACCCGCATGTGGGGAACTGATCGTGTCATGTTCGGCTCGGATTATCCCATGTGGGATCCTGCATCGGAGCTCAACCAGTTTATGGGAGCAGGCTTCACCGACGACGAGCTAGACAATCTGCTCTGGCATAACGCCGAGCGATTCGCCGGCGTAAAGCTTGCCTAAGCAACCACCAAGCCGCACAACTGCGCTGCAAGCATAGGGTGCTCCGCAGCGCACGCAAGCAGAGCACCACATGCGATCTTTAGCGCGCTTCTTCCGAGCCCTCTTCAGGAGCATGCTCGATGACAGCGCGAATCTTATCGATACGGTGGCGGTCCATGTCGACCACGGTAAACGTCACCTTGGTGCCGTCATGTTCAAGCGTAGCCGAGTCCCCCTCGTCGGGAATGCGATCGAGTACGTTGAGCAACAAACCGCCTGCCGTCTCGCACTCCTCCGCCTCTTCCGGCTCAAACCCAATCAATTCGCCCACCTCGTCAATCGCAAGTGAGCCGTCGATCAGATAGCTGCCGTCGTCAAGTTGCACAACCTCGTCGAGGCTGTGTTGGTATTCGTCATCAATACGGCCGACAATTTGCTCCATGATGTCACTCATGGTAACGATACCGGAAGTGCCGCCATGCTCGTCGATAACGACGGCAATCTTGGTGTGGTTCTCCTGCAATATCTGAAGAAGCTTCGCGATGGGAACGCCCTCAGGAACCGCCTGAATAGGTCGAATGCGCAAATCTTCAAGCGTCGCGTTCTTCGGCATGGTGTAGATATCCTTCACGTGCGCGAAACCAACAATACGATCCTTGGTGTCGCGGCACACGGGATAACGCGTGTATTTGTAGCGTTGTACCAGCTGCAGACTTTCCTCCAGCGGGTCTTCAAGGTCGATGCAGACAACGTCGGTTCGCGGCGTCATAATAGCCTCCGCATCCTTGTCGCCCAGATCGAAGATGTTATCGACATACTCGTGCTGCTCGGGATCGATGAGCCCACTTTCGGTACTCTCGTCGATGAGCATCTGAATTTCTTCGCCGGTATATACCTCATGTTCGTTGGCGATATCGTGACCCAAAAGCTTCATGACTCCATTTGTGATGGAGTTGAACAGCCACATGACCGGATAGGTAATGCGGTAAAACCATACGAGCGGAGCAGCACTGAACAAGGCATAGCGTTCCGTCGAGAAGATGGCGAGCGATTTCGGAATAAGCTCGCCCACCACGATATGTAGTGCCGTGATGATAATGAAGCCGATGGCTACCGCAATGGCGTGAATGGCGGCTTCAGGAAGTCCCAACGCGCCGAGCGCAGGCGAGATGAGGGCCGATACCGCCGGCTCGCCCAACCAACCTAGCGCAAGCGAAGCCAGCGTGATGCCCAACTGACAAGCGGATAGATAAGCGTTTACATTGTCGGCGATGAGTTTGGCGTACTTGGCGCCGCCCTTGCCCTCTTCGAGAGCGATTTCCACCTGAGACTTTCGCACGCGCACGAGCGAAAACTCGGCGACGACGAAAAACGCATTCATGAGCAAGAAAAATAGAACGAGTAGCAAACTGAGTGCTGGGTGCATAATTGCGGATTGTCCTCCTTTATATGACTATTCGCCCCACAATCGTACGCTATCCTGGCATGCAGTCACCCACACGTCTTCATAAACCCACAGGTTTCCACAAGTGAAACCAGCAAACAGTCGGGTTGTCATCGAATACGAAGGATAGCTTTACTACTTGCCATCAGCAGCGATAAAGTCAATCAGTTCCTGACGTGTATGAATGCCAAGTTTCTGATAAATGCTCTTCAAATGGTATTTAACGGTGCTTTCCGAGATAAACAAGCGTTCCGATACAGCATGAATTGTATTGCCCTGCCCTAAGTAGCGAAAAACCTCCCGCTCGCGTTCAGTAAAACCATATTCCAGAGCGATATCATTGCAACGCTCTTCATATCCTACTCCCTCTGTTGTTACACCCTGAAACTGCCCATCCCCTGTATCAAACCCTCGAAACCCCTTATCTTTGAATAAGGCCAGCGAGACGACGGAAAGCAAATAAACCGCGACGAGCGCAATTGCCGTAAGTGAAAGAGTGCCCCGCCCAACGCTTGCCGCATTGAAAAATCCTACAAGCATACCGACCAGTTGCGCCAAATACGCAGACGCATACACGATGCCAAGCAGGAAAAAGGCTGAGACCGCCGTATCACGCACGACCTCAATTACCAAACATGTAAGAACAAGAAGAGCCAGCATGTATCCAAGATTTGCGAATGAATTAACAATCCCACCGGCTGAATTCCACACAAGCGGTAGCAGCAAAAAACTAACTGCCGAAATAGGGATTGCAATTTGATATATTCTGCCTAAATCGATGTTCTTTGGCAGAACCAGAGCAACTATAAGCAATGCAGCATATAACGCTAGACTTGAAAAAACAGAGCTTTGTTGAAACGCTTCGAGAGCAATTTCCTCTCGACCGGAAATTTGAAGCATAAGACCGGCCATAAAGCCTAGGATTGAAACACCAAGCGTAGGTCTCCACAGACGTGAGAGCGCACCACGGCACACTGGTCCAGAATATTCACTACTACTTTCTGCGTTACTTTCTCTCCATGCAAAGACAAGCGACAGAACAGCGAGAAAAAAGAACAGCACGGCCACGGGGAATGAAAAGGGACTCGGCAAAAAGGTGAGCACGTAATATATCAACACAGCTGCAAGGTTACTTACAACCAAAAACAGATACGTACCACGAAGCCCAAACGAGGTGAGATAACTCAAGAGACACAATACCGTGGCCGCATCTGCCAGCCCAAGAACAAGAGCTCCCGCACAAAGCCATGGAGTAACCACCGATATATCTGGCAGCATCGAGGAAAAGTGGAGCACCATCCCCATCATCGTAAAACCAAAGAGAGCTAAGCAAAATGTTG encodes:
- a CDS encoding bifunctional 5,10-methylenetetrahydrofolate dehydrogenase/5,10-methenyltetrahydrofolate cyclohydrolase, which codes for MAELLKGKPVVESIAADLAPSIAALKQTGVTPTLAIVRVGERPDDLSYERTARKRAESLGCAVRPFALDAFAPQEELEAVLREVNHDATIHGCLLFRPLPSFIDETQVCELLDPQKDIDGITLASLASVFTDGAVGYPPATAAACMHMLDHYRVPLEGKHVVVVGRSLVVGKPVSMLLLRRNASVTMCHSKTENLPAICRSADVVICATGRARGFGAEFFSPGQTVLDVGINFDASGNLCGDVDFDAVKPIVAAITPVPGGIGTVTTSVTMAHTVAAAQVAEQCASLRL
- a CDS encoding cyclodeaminase/cyclohydrolase family protein; protein product: MDTTFINELASAEPTPGGGGASAYVGALAAALASMVGNLTVGKKTYAAVEDEVRASLQELEELRRDLLALIEADAQAFEPLAEAYRLPKATPEQQAAKNAALQRALGPACEVPLAIMRTCAKVVNQADFLAHNGSKLAVSDAGASAVLARAALVAASMNVYINAASMDDQARADTYRVQADALIAEVSTQSDAVLAYTMDAIRS
- a CDS encoding nucleotidyl transferase AbiEii/AbiGii toxin family protein, translated to MGGYASPRAVEMAVKEAARRSPMDTNRAISGFYFHRLLCRVFSELDSPFVLKGGLSALARTTDARYTRDIDLTTNSLDIDAAVDELKILVSKDLNDFVSFEYANCSPIKAEDEYREGRTVTFDVFLGAKRVQTVSVDLVADEIDCGKSDRISPADRIELIDIESYDYLVYPAEKAVADKVCGIVERHGDRPSSRVKDLVDIVVYARNVAFDFDVLSVALSTELSARKLTLQRAFSLPPEWGDAQARQYTKLARQAVVPDRFRNIFNAEMLTKELIEPCLSGQAGLKIWNTEALTWN
- a CDS encoding type IV toxin-antitoxin system AbiEi family antitoxin domain-containing protein, giving the protein MKSKNNISSIEELAASEDGVFTAAQARMFGIPRYALAYAEKAGKIERIAHGAYRLASSIDDGLDGLRAVYKLTAPEKWTHERMRVFDGFAIADTTAAYIHGIGDLHPDPYKIAAPRRFNSRMSGVRFPVKSLTKADIVWKAGIPITRVEATIASLADSDEDTSLVADAFTEAVRKYGATDLDIRVLRKQLGAKRYDELLCAAGISPHGMIELVETDNAGHVALIEKKGN
- a CDS encoding acetyl-CoA hydrolase/transferase family protein, translated to MADVMNVYEHKTVSLEELFERFIVSGTSMYTGGLHVPSTIIHELMARVADGRLKGIDIYGNWMNGTFDFKNLNVMPDQFRYHTYFAGPNERAAFGSCVTHIPAHFSQVTALMRSVGPDYAVVQMTPPDEQGMCNIGPLGFEPGSIRACKGIIAQVNTKLPRVFGDSHDFHVDEIDAFFVCDEDLEEVSVPPAKPEERACAAHIVDRINDGDCIQLGIGGILNAVAEGLMSKKHLGCFTEMYSDALVPLQQAGVIDNSRNSYFPGRSVGGYSTGAARLYDFINQNPEVYYCSYDTVTNPVCIAKNDNMVSVNTAISIDLTGQVCAESIGPRQYSASGGQADFVRGARMAKNGRSFIAIASMTTTKQGPTSKIVPTLAPGSAVTTLRNDVQYVVTEYGVADLGFQDIPTRAKRLINIAHPDVRDELTFEAKRLGLLY
- a CDS encoding LysR family transcriptional regulator; amino-acid sequence: MNNNQIRYFSILYECRQLSLAARAIPMSHQGLSKSIAKLEAELGVELFIEQGSLLSPTRYADALYDFCSEYLRQYNKLLVEFKRIDTQIKNEINLGASTGVFGFLGENFFKAFVNANPSIKISRLELPDLVCDTMLKNNEYNLAFTVYPFDPEFNTVELFRVERFIWISAEDPLSAADKNEITFSDLEGYYVGTMGPSFKNYTDLLEKFESEKITPARIECASEMLWLYQYAQTVQHVSFTVPHIAEFFKKERSVVARPILGIPWGFGISWCKGCALTEAEHKFVDFCVEFAAKNFKSIQKLAY
- a CDS encoding FAD-dependent oxidoreductase, with translation MVSGNGISRRGFLLGASASAALAAGSMLASCTPQNANEQESASTGAVVENSSSSAWLIEDLEEPTEIIDCEFCVIGDGGSGVAAAIQAHQLGVDVVLLAKQQVLGGSFIGSEGLCAWESHWQEDAGEKITAEEAMLMCEEFHHWIPDPALYSNFFKRTADTVTWLESLGVEFDHVQSLCGSPVCWHVYKGDHYSGTGVTFMESFSKAAEAEGIRIEYSCPAKKLIVENGAITGVIAKRDDDTVVQINCKAAFVGTGGWANNIDLIEELNGADTNRIIASGMIGRDGDGVKMMRDVGAALALCPGTMMFYGPIMPGTTYGTQLSTAVSLEPTLWVNQDGSRYTDESMFNTNFAYAGNSVHNQKRAFNIFTQERLDYYKEHGGKINVGVYTVADEPMDRLEEEWQKFLETDSEYLFQANTIEELAEAMGLEPEAQKNLKVTFDTYNSYCDKGKDLEFGKDKEHLNSLANGGILYAAEIFNGYFTTVGGIKVNQNTEVLNEEGQVINGLYSGGSDAGGLYGDTYDVARAAGSQASWAVNSGRIGAICAAQYLGKEVDPTI